In Clostridium swellfunianum, a genomic segment contains:
- a CDS encoding ABC transporter permease: protein MNTEVMQTSKTNTKRSFKKQWKNILNYKYLYIMLIPVLVWYLIFCYVPMYGIIMAFQDFTMSKGFFNSPFVGLKHFVELFSDADFWRAFWNTVIIAIYRLLTQFPIPIVIALLLNEVRHSKFRKSVQTVIYLPHFISWVIVASIFVTFFSPESGILAALFAGHASDLMTKPEIFRPILILTDLWKEAGFSTVIYVAAMASISTEHYEAAVMDGAGRWSLLWNVTLPGIRSVILIMFILTIGRVLTWGFDQVYNFYNPMVYSTGDILDTYIFRTALGDGKFSYAAAAGLLKSVICTFLLVTSNRVVKAFGEESVY, encoded by the coding sequence ATGAATACTGAAGTGATGCAAACATCGAAAACGAATACAAAACGAAGTTTCAAAAAACAATGGAAAAATATATTAAATTATAAATATTTGTATATCATGCTTATTCCTGTGCTTGTCTGGTATCTAATTTTCTGTTATGTGCCAATGTATGGAATAATAATGGCCTTTCAGGATTTCACAATGAGTAAAGGTTTTTTTAACAGTCCTTTTGTGGGTTTGAAGCATTTTGTAGAATTATTTAGTGATGCAGATTTTTGGAGAGCTTTTTGGAACACAGTTATTATTGCGATATATCGCCTGCTTACACAATTTCCAATTCCTATAGTTATAGCACTACTTTTAAATGAGGTAAGGCATAGCAAATTTCGTAAATCTGTTCAGACCGTTATATATTTGCCACATTTTATTTCATGGGTTATAGTTGCTTCAATATTTGTAACCTTCTTTAGCCCTGAGTCAGGGATTCTTGCGGCATTGTTTGCAGGACATGCCTCGGACTTAATGACAAAACCCGAAATATTTAGGCCGATATTGATATTAACAGATCTTTGGAAAGAAGCAGGATTTTCAACTGTAATTTATGTAGCAGCTATGGCGAGCATAAGTACAGAGCATTATGAAGCGGCAGTGATGGATGGTGCGGGACGTTGGTCTCTCTTATGGAATGTTACACTGCCAGGAATACGCAGCGTTATTCTAATAATGTTTATTCTAACAATTGGCAGGGTTTTAACATGGGGTTTCGACCAGGTTTATAACTTCTACAATCCTATGGTATATTCAACTGGTGATATTCTTGACACTTATATTTTCAGAACAGCTTTAGGAGATGGCAAATTTAGTTATGCGGCTGCAGCTGGACTTTTAAAATCAGTAATATGTACCTTTTTACTTGTGACTTCAAATAGGGTAGTAAAAGCCTTTGGAGAAGAGAGCGTATATTAA
- a CDS encoding sensor histidine kinase, whose protein sequence is MIKFSFKKSLEKKIILFGIILSLISIGLTTITCYFVTNRFILSQFERVNEIATGAAVEKANTYLGEFANIVSMSMKNQYFDSIISSNESDPYVLIKAQKDYESFLKNLILSNDKVDAVLVVDYNRNIFIKACNSVGKYYEKYGAAEFYNNLNKPLLQNSKSQFFLDRYKEGNYERLAIISPVFEPYSNEIKAYMVVVLSKKLIEEMQFAGNGIFITDNAGNSAELTYNVNDDELTGQKFSFKNALNYEGWTITNTFTFDKLQESINKNLTANIKIGIVCLILSVVILTITGKKIVKPIKNMEAQISELNHSYIENKPIVFFKRNIGFKLTLLILYCTIVTVPVVLITGSSYFSARNTVENKVGSVFEYSAQILYQQMQFVYNNYRRMTIETSSFNEKVQKLLDVSNSSNNLDNEIRDEMNNIILSRNLFDKGISNITIYDTEERLVYSSTYGGPFMMRPDTKADLDYVRNNFSAFLWRSYTESPFNKKGIRIGMQIRGAADGIEAGKLLGFILIDFNGEDIEKMLNVFLKYSYLDLYLVDRTGNNIFSDIGSSDKKGLSDILIFNKPSFEKNERISFRENGNNYLMISKYFDENQWSLVFLLKNFNENENILVYSVIVLIGLVILSFGFSYGFSSILSLNISSLIKIVRNVKRGNLKTRFKSTAEDEISELGNSFNDMLDRINLLIEEKYTSEVKIKDAEIKAKEYELNLLQSQINPHFLYNTLKTAQYMAFIKDPRTEQMIKLLIALFKTSITRGEKIVRFGEEMAHVKTYVDIQKMRFGDKIKVIYDVSDDMMETPVLKLTLQPIVENAIYHGLEVTEDGGTIIVAIHKLNDRLKISVSDDGAGMSKDKLSEIKERLEGKTKGQSIGIINVHERIKLYFGDEYGIEIDSILGKGAVVTINFPLLDQQGYNLT, encoded by the coding sequence ATGATAAAATTTAGCTTTAAAAAGTCTCTGGAAAAGAAAATCATCCTTTTTGGAATTATTCTTTCATTGATATCTATAGGGTTAACTACCATAACTTGCTACTTTGTTACGAATAGATTTATTTTGTCTCAGTTTGAACGCGTAAATGAAATAGCAACCGGTGCAGCAGTTGAAAAAGCCAACACTTATTTAGGGGAATTTGCAAATATCGTTAGTATGTCGATGAAAAATCAGTATTTTGACAGTATAATAAGTTCAAATGAATCAGATCCATATGTTCTAATAAAAGCGCAGAAGGACTATGAATCATTCTTGAAAAATCTTATTTTAAGTAATGATAAGGTAGACGCAGTACTAGTAGTTGACTATAATAGAAATATTTTTATCAAGGCTTGTAATTCTGTAGGGAAATATTATGAAAAATATGGAGCTGCAGAATTCTATAATAATCTAAACAAACCTTTGCTTCAAAACTCAAAAAGTCAGTTTTTCCTTGATAGATATAAAGAAGGAAATTATGAAAGATTAGCAATTATAAGTCCTGTATTTGAGCCTTATAGTAATGAAATTAAGGCATATATGGTTGTAGTATTAAGTAAAAAACTCATTGAGGAAATGCAGTTTGCAGGAAACGGGATTTTTATTACCGATAATGCCGGAAACTCCGCTGAGTTGACCTACAATGTAAATGATGATGAGTTGACTGGACAAAAGTTCTCATTTAAAAATGCATTAAACTATGAAGGGTGGACTATAACAAATACATTTACTTTTGATAAGCTTCAGGAGTCTATTAATAAAAACCTTACAGCTAATATAAAAATTGGAATAGTATGCCTTATTTTGTCTGTAGTTATATTGACTATCACAGGCAAAAAAATCGTTAAGCCTATTAAAAATATGGAGGCGCAGATAAGTGAGTTAAATCACAGTTATATTGAAAATAAGCCAATTGTGTTTTTCAAGAGAAACATTGGCTTCAAATTGACTCTGCTTATTTTGTATTGCACTATAGTAACTGTTCCGGTTGTTTTAATTACAGGTAGTTCATATTTTTCAGCCAGAAATACAGTAGAGAACAAAGTAGGCTCCGTTTTTGAATATAGTGCTCAAATTCTCTATCAACAGATGCAATTTGTCTACAATAATTACCGGAGGATGACAATAGAAACTTCTTCTTTCAACGAGAAGGTACAAAAGCTTCTTGATGTTAGTAATTCTTCCAATAATTTAGATAATGAAATACGGGACGAGATGAATAATATTATCCTATCTAGAAATTTATTTGATAAGGGTATTTCTAATATTACTATATATGACACCGAGGAAAGGCTGGTATACTCTTCTACTTACGGGGGACCATTCATGATGCGCCCTGATACAAAAGCTGATTTGGATTATGTTAGAAATAATTTTAGTGCTTTTCTATGGCGAAGCTATACGGAATCACCTTTTAATAAGAAAGGCATACGTATAGGAATGCAGATTAGAGGTGCAGCAGACGGCATAGAAGCTGGAAAACTATTAGGTTTTATTTTAATTGATTTTAATGGTGAAGATATTGAGAAGATGCTGAATGTATTCTTGAAATATAGCTATTTGGATCTTTATCTTGTAGATAGGACTGGCAATAATATCTTTAGTGATATTGGGAGCAGTGATAAGAAGGGATTATCAGATATATTAATATTTAACAAACCTTCATTTGAAAAGAATGAAAGGATATCTTTTCGGGAAAATGGTAATAACTATCTAATGATATCGAAATACTTTGATGAAAACCAGTGGAGTTTAGTATTTCTTTTAAAGAATTTCAATGAGAATGAAAATATACTTGTTTACAGTGTTATTGTACTCATTGGACTTGTTATCCTAAGTTTTGGATTCTCCTATGGATTTTCTTCCATACTTTCACTAAATATATCATCTTTGATTAAAATAGTTAGAAATGTGAAGAGAGGAAACTTAAAAACTCGTTTTAAGAGTACTGCTGAGGATGAAATAAGCGAATTAGGCAATAGCTTTAATGATATGCTTGACCGTATTAATCTATTAATTGAAGAAAAGTATACTTCTGAGGTTAAGATAAAAGATGCAGAAATTAAGGCTAAAGAATATGAACTTAATTTACTGCAATCACAAATAAATCCGCACTTTCTATATAATACCTTAAAAACTGCACAATATATGGCTTTCATCAAAGACCCTAGAACAGAACAAATGATTAAACTGCTTATAGCATTGTTTAAAACAAGTATAACAAGAGGTGAAAAAATAGTAAGGTTTGGAGAGGAAATGGCTCATGTAAAAACTTATGTAGATATTCAGAAAATGAGATTTGGGGATAAGATTAAAGTAATTTACGATGTAAGTGACGACATGATGGAAACTCCAGTTCTAAAGTTGACTCTTCAGCCAATAGTGGAAAATGCAATTTATCACGGACTGGAGGTAACTGAAGATGGTGGAACTATTATAGTAGCGATTCATAAGCTTAATGACAGATTAAAGATATCAGTAAGTGATGATGGGGCTGGGATGAGCAAAGATAAGCTGAGCGAAATAAAGGAAAGGCTGGAAGGTAAAACTAAAGGACAAAGTATTGGAATAATAAATGTCCATGAACGGATAAAATTATATTTTGGTGATGAATATGGCATAGAAATAGATAGTATTTTAGGAAAAGGGGCAGTGGTCACTATCAATTTTCCGTTATTAGATCAGCAGGGCTACAATTTAACGTAG
- a CDS encoding response regulator, with amino-acid sequence MYKLLIVEDEEIFRGVMPIIIDWNSIGFEVAGVCENGYKALEFLDKTEVDAILTDIRMPVLNGLELAMEVKTRLPKTKVTLFSAFNEFDYARKGIECGIYGYILKSDGEDEIVNHFTKLKEVLDKENQISMDSEDIWRQRELLFKSIMESASGFDDKTEAMIRKIGIPEKKPTYGISLFGLDEYKLMTFYSGADRVRRINEFIRGYLYENIEIQNKGFVIFLNDMVCVVWTISEKELEQSINEVYKNLKEELGLHEKSEGECLDISCVIGRMADNLKDICSSYKSARRTFLHKAYINNCIINDCEIGYNNRQKLTYMKEERLLKEIIPLVHSKEPVKLIEFIEKVKNEFISSKLTDIDMISGYVVRLILEVMTDLKEMGIRSDALLEKSNYIIKEIGYCETIEMIFRKLEVFIVEAFSLVNEDNNMQNRRIVDEALGYIRENYSAQISLEELARYVNVHPVHLSRLFSKDLGETFKHILIEVRIEEAKRLLRDINYRVYEVSSLVGYEKPRYFSELFRSVTGLTPLEYREKYKG; translated from the coding sequence GTGTATAAGCTACTTATTGTTGAAGATGAAGAAATTTTTAGGGGTGTTATGCCAATAATTATTGATTGGAATTCCATTGGTTTTGAAGTAGCAGGGGTATGCGAAAATGGATACAAGGCTCTGGAATTTTTAGACAAAACAGAAGTAGATGCTATTCTGACAGATATACGTATGCCGGTATTAAATGGTCTTGAATTGGCTATGGAAGTAAAAACCAGACTTCCGAAAACTAAGGTAACTTTATTTAGTGCATTTAATGAATTTGACTATGCAAGGAAAGGTATAGAGTGTGGGATTTACGGATATATTTTAAAGTCTGACGGGGAAGATGAAATAGTTAATCATTTTACAAAGCTTAAAGAAGTTTTAGATAAAGAAAATCAAATAAGTATGGATAGCGAAGATATATGGAGGCAGCGGGAGCTACTCTTCAAAAGCATTATGGAAAGTGCTTCGGGTTTTGACGATAAAACTGAAGCTATGATTCGAAAAATTGGTATTCCTGAAAAAAAACCCACGTATGGCATTTCTTTGTTTGGGCTTGACGAATATAAACTTATGACCTTTTATTCCGGTGCAGACAGAGTACGTAGAATAAATGAATTTATCCGAGGCTATCTATATGAAAATATTGAAATTCAGAATAAAGGATTTGTTATCTTTTTAAATGATATGGTCTGTGTTGTTTGGACTATTTCAGAAAAAGAATTGGAACAATCTATAAATGAAGTATATAAGAATCTAAAAGAAGAGCTGGGATTGCATGAAAAAAGCGAAGGAGAATGTCTTGATATATCCTGTGTTATTGGAAGAATGGCAGATAATTTGAAAGACATATGCAGCTCCTATAAGAGTGCTAGAAGGACTTTCCTTCACAAGGCTTATATTAACAATTGCATTATCAATGACTGTGAGATAGGTTACAATAACAGACAAAAGCTGACCTATATGAAAGAAGAACGATTGTTGAAAGAAATAATACCTCTCGTTCATAGTAAAGAGCCCGTTAAATTGATTGAGTTTATTGAAAAAGTTAAAAATGAATTTATATCATCTAAATTAACAGATATTGATATGATCTCAGGATACGTAGTTAGGTTAATCCTGGAAGTAATGACAGATCTGAAGGAAATGGGAATAAGGTCTGATGCATTGCTTGAAAAATCAAACTATATAATAAAAGAGATTGGATATTGTGAGACTATAGAGATGATTTTTAGAAAGCTGGAAGTTTTTATTGTTGAGGCGTTTTCTTTAGTAAATGAAGATAATAATATGCAAAATAGAAGAATTGTAGATGAAGCACTAGGCTATATAAGGGAAAATTACTCTGCACAAATAAGCCTTGAGGAGTTAGCAAGGTATGTAAATGTTCATCCAGTTCATCTTTCAAGGCTTTTCAGTAAGGATTTAGGAGAAACCTTTAAACACATACTCATTGAGGTAAGGATTGAAGAAGCAAAAAGACTTCTAAGGGATATTAACTATAGAGTTTATGAGGTGTCAAGTTTGGTTGGTTATGAGAAGCCTCGCTATTTTAGTGAACTTTTTAGAAGCGTAACGGGCCTTACACCTTTGGAATACAGAGAAAAATATAAAGGTTAA
- a CDS encoding GntR family transcriptional regulator, with product MENSNLLYKQIKRNIIEEIKSMSPNERIASRTDMVKKYNVTRTTIDRAISELIGEGYLYSLNGSGTFVSEREVKAIQQLDEGQAISLGIILPNIMNDAYPGILRGIGDVASVNDVNVIICNSDNDADKQAKQISKLIESGVKGLIIVPAISEKKDINSFRLLKERKIPFVFCNRGVDDIEAPKVMSNNFYGGYIATKHLLENGYRNIAYVSRFMYSASVERYQGYVSALYEAGAELNEELVVFEETSGEEKHGYNSTKMLLSKDKGKRPDAIFCFNDDIAMGAYEAITEAGLAIGEDVGIVGYDNTSICEMLPAKLTSVRFKTYETGTKAAELLISKMNGEMIPNNKIVVLQPELKMRESSFKI from the coding sequence ATGGAAAATAGTAATCTATTGTATAAGCAGATAAAAAGAAATATCATAGAGGAGATAAAATCCATGTCTCCGAATGAGCGTATTGCATCGAGAACTGACATGGTAAAAAAGTATAATGTAACAAGAACCACAATTGACAGAGCTATATCGGAATTGATAGGAGAAGGATATTTATATTCTCTCAATGGCAGTGGAACTTTTGTTAGTGAACGAGAAGTAAAAGCTATTCAACAGCTTGACGAAGGACAAGCAATCAGTTTAGGGATTATTCTGCCAAACATAATGAATGACGCATATCCTGGTATATTACGGGGTATCGGAGATGTCGCCAGTGTAAACGATGTGAATGTTATAATATGTAATTCTGATAATGATGCAGATAAACAAGCAAAGCAAATTAGCAAGTTGATTGAATCAGGTGTTAAAGGTTTAATTATAGTTCCTGCTATTTCTGAGAAGAAAGATATAAACTCATTTAGATTGCTGAAAGAAAGAAAAATCCCTTTTGTATTTTGTAATAGAGGTGTAGATGATATTGAGGCTCCTAAAGTAATGTCTAATAATTTTTATGGAGGATATATTGCAACAAAACATCTTCTGGAAAATGGATATAGGAATATTGCATATGTTTCAAGATTTATGTATTCTGCATCTGTTGAAAGATATCAAGGATATGTAAGTGCTCTATATGAAGCAGGGGCTGAGCTTAATGAGGAATTAGTAGTATTTGAAGAAACTTCTGGTGAAGAAAAGCATGGATACAATAGCACAAAAATGCTGCTATCAAAGGATAAAGGTAAAAGGCCGGATGCAATATTTTGCTTTAATGATGATATCGCAATGGGAGCTTATGAAGCAATTACTGAAGCTGGGTTAGCAATTGGGGAAGATGTCGGAATTGTAGGTTATGACAATACAAGTATATGTGAGATGCTTCCTGCGAAACTTACTTCAGTAAGATTTAAAACTTACGAGACAGGCACTAAAGCTGCCGAATTGTTGATAAGTAAAATGAATGGGGAAATGATACCTAACAATAAAATTGTTGTTTTACAGCCGGAACTTAAGATGAGAGAAAGCAGTTTTAAAATATAA
- a CDS encoding sugar-binding domain-containing protein, which produces MKSIISLAGQWNFKLDKDNKGIEEKWFDGILSEKIKLPGSTDEAGYGGKTNEKDPHRLSRVYEYIGAAWYQKEVFISEEFKDKSIVLFLERCHIETRVWVDGKEAGMQDSLCVAHNYDVSSFMTPGNHILTIRVDNTVKYDVGVNAHSVTKETQTNWNGVIGKIQLEAYDKVRIADVQVYPDIERATAKVIVSLQNDSNEAVRGKLSLNASTWNTKMLQSLSELEVSFDFQDKSKVIEVEYEIGSKMQLWDEFSPAMYKLTACIDGETDSCKFKHSNSVDFGMREFKALGLQFMINGRPTFLRGTLECCVFPLTGYPPTDVESWNKLFKIAKDYGLNHIRFHSWCPPEAAFTAADTAGLMLQIETPVWTVLGEDPEVDEFIYKEGERILRAYGNHPSFCMMAVGNEPSGENMNKFLSKIVSYWRNKDSRRLYTGCAGWPEVSENDYHCIKNRKEVLRAQDWLANLSGRLNAKPLTTDFDYNEQIADCAVPVVSHEIGQWCSYPNFKEMDKYTGVLEPRNFEIIKDSLIQKGMFEQAEDFLKGSGKLQTLLYKEDIEAALRTKGFGGFQLLGLTDFPGQGTALVGMLDTFWESKGYVDETEFNRFCCETVPLLRMSKVVWTNNETFKGSIEIANFGASPIEGAIVVWQIENKNGNKVAYGESAPVSLPVGNGIKVSNIELKLNAIDESSELIVTVAIKGTKYSNSWSIWVYTDKLDLTVPKEIVMTQSLEETISELRQGKKVLFMPVMDQFISNDIPAGFTTIFWNTAWTRGQKPHTLGVLCNPENPALKNFTTDFHTNWQWFDLITKSKFMVLDGLNAGFKPIVQIIDDWNKNRKLGLLLEGRVGHGELLMCSIDLNSNIDERPVARQFLYNLFRYMESVDFSPKNHIEIEQLKAIFL; this is translated from the coding sequence ATGAAAAGTATTATATCTTTAGCTGGTCAATGGAACTTTAAATTGGATAAAGATAATAAAGGTATTGAAGAAAAATGGTTTGATGGGATATTATCAGAAAAAATTAAGCTTCCTGGGTCAACGGATGAGGCGGGTTATGGAGGAAAAACAAATGAGAAAGACCCTCATCGTCTAAGCAGAGTCTATGAGTATATAGGGGCTGCCTGGTATCAAAAGGAGGTCTTTATTTCCGAGGAATTTAAAGACAAAAGTATAGTTCTATTTTTGGAACGCTGCCATATCGAAACTAGAGTATGGGTGGATGGAAAAGAAGCAGGGATGCAGGACAGCTTATGCGTAGCTCACAATTATGATGTAAGCAGCTTTATGACTCCGGGAAATCATATTTTGACTATACGAGTGGACAACACAGTTAAATACGATGTAGGAGTAAATGCTCATTCTGTTACAAAGGAAACCCAGACTAATTGGAATGGAGTAATTGGTAAAATTCAATTAGAGGCATATGATAAAGTGCGAATAGCTGATGTTCAAGTTTATCCTGATATCGAAAGAGCAACTGCAAAGGTTATAGTTTCTCTTCAAAATGATTCTAATGAAGCAGTGCGAGGAAAGCTATCATTAAATGCAAGTACTTGGAATACAAAGATGCTTCAAAGCCTTTCAGAATTAGAAGTTTCTTTTGATTTTCAAGATAAAAGCAAAGTTATTGAAGTAGAATATGAGATTGGATCTAAGATGCAGCTTTGGGATGAATTTTCACCTGCTATGTATAAATTAACTGCTTGTATTGATGGAGAAACTGATTCCTGCAAATTTAAACATAGCAATAGTGTAGATTTTGGAATGCGAGAATTCAAAGCACTGGGTTTGCAGTTTATGATTAATGGAAGACCAACGTTTTTGAGAGGTACCTTGGAATGCTGTGTTTTCCCATTAACAGGATACCCTCCAACAGATGTTGAATCTTGGAATAAATTGTTCAAGATTGCAAAAGATTATGGCTTGAATCATATTAGGTTTCATTCCTGGTGCCCGCCTGAAGCAGCTTTTACTGCTGCGGATACAGCCGGTTTAATGCTTCAAATTGAGACGCCTGTTTGGACTGTATTAGGAGAAGATCCGGAAGTTGATGAATTTATATATAAAGAAGGGGAGCGAATACTTAGAGCTTATGGAAATCACCCCTCATTCTGTATGATGGCAGTGGGAAATGAACCTTCAGGTGAAAATATGAATAAGTTCCTGTCAAAGATAGTTTCTTATTGGAGAAACAAGGACTCAAGGCGGTTGTATACTGGCTGTGCAGGTTGGCCGGAAGTTTCTGAAAATGACTATCACTGCATTAAGAATAGGAAAGAAGTACTTAGGGCACAGGATTGGCTGGCGAACCTTAGTGGAAGGCTAAATGCAAAGCCTTTAACTACAGATTTTGATTATAATGAACAAATCGCGGACTGCGCAGTTCCTGTAGTTTCTCATGAGATCGGTCAATGGTGTTCATATCCAAACTTTAAGGAGATGGATAAATATACAGGAGTACTAGAACCAAGGAATTTTGAAATTATTAAGGATAGTCTGATACAAAAAGGTATGTTTGAACAAGCGGAGGATTTTCTCAAGGGGTCAGGTAAGCTTCAAACACTACTATATAAAGAGGATATTGAAGCTGCTCTGCGTACAAAAGGCTTTGGAGGATTTCAGCTGCTTGGCTTAACTGATTTTCCTGGTCAGGGAACTGCTCTGGTAGGTATGCTTGATACTTTCTGGGAATCAAAAGGTTATGTTGATGAGACTGAGTTTAATAGATTCTGCTGTGAAACAGTGCCACTTCTGAGAATGAGCAAGGTAGTGTGGACGAACAATGAAACTTTTAAAGGCAGCATCGAAATTGCCAACTTTGGAGCAAGTCCCATTGAAGGAGCGATAGTTGTCTGGCAAATTGAGAATAAGAATGGCAATAAGGTAGCTTATGGAGAATCAGCACCTGTATCATTACCCGTTGGTAATGGTATTAAAGTATCAAATATAGAATTAAAGCTTAATGCTATAGATGAATCTTCAGAGCTCATTGTTACTGTTGCAATAAAAGGAACAAAATACAGCAACAGCTGGAGCATTTGGGTGTATACTGATAAGCTTGATTTAACAGTACCTAAAGAGATTGTGATGACACAGTCTCTTGAAGAAACAATAAGTGAGCTAAGACAAGGAAAAAAAGTATTGTTTATGCCTGTAATGGATCAATTTATATCAAATGATATACCTGCAGGATTTACTACAATATTTTGGAATACTGCATGGACAAGGGGGCAAAAACCTCATACATTAGGAGTTTTATGTAATCCTGAAAATCCTGCATTAAAAAACTTTACAACAGATTTTCATACAAACTGGCAGTGGTTTGATCTTATTACAAAATCAAAGTTTATGGTGCTGGATGGGCTGAATGCAGGGTTTAAGCCTATAGTTCAAATAATAGATGACTGGAATAAAAATCGCAAGCTAGGGCTGCTGCTTGAGGGAAGAGTTGGTCATGGAGAACTTTTAATGTGCAGTATTGACTTAAACAGCAATATTGATGAGAGGCCAGTGGCAAGACAATTTCTTTATAATTTATTTAGATATATGGAGAGTGTAGATTTTTCTCCAAAAAATCACATTGAAATAGAGCAGCTTAAAGCTATATTTTTATAA